From the Ramlibacter agri genome, the window CGACATGTGCAAAACAGCCACGGCAGAGAATGGAAACCAACAGTCCCCCTAGGAGAAATCCCCATGCGCACCCGTGCCATCCTCCTCGTGGTCGCCATCCTGCTGGTTGCCGCCTTTGCCGCCCTGAACTGGGGTGAAATCGTCCATACCGCGCCGCTGTCCTTCGGCCTCTTCGTCACGGACGCGCCGATGGGCGCCATCCTGCTGGCCTTGCTGGCCCTGGCGGCGGTCGCTTTCGCGCTGAGCGCCGCCACCATCCGCACGCAGGCGCTGGTGGACTACCGCAACCACCACAAGACGCTGGAGCAGCAGCGCACGCTGGCCGACAAGGCCGAGGCCTCGCGCTTTACCGACCTGCGGCAGCACCTGGACTCGCAGCTGCGCGACCTGCGCGAGCGCGACTCCGTCGCTGCGACCGAGTTCGAGAAAGCCATGGTCCAGAGCCAGCGCGAGCTGCGCACGCAGCTGGAGCAGGTCAACCGCACCGTCGCCGCGCGCCTGACCGAGCTGGAGCATCGCCTGGACGCGCGCTTCGCCAGCGGCGTGGCGGCCCCGGCCGTGCGCGCGGAAACGGGCCAGTCGCAACAGTTGCGGGATGCGCAACTGCGCGAAGACCAGCTGCGTGCCCGTGCCGAGCAGGAGCGCGCCCGCGCCGGGCAGGAACAGGCCGTGCGCCAGGAACAGCAGCGCGAGGAACGCGCGATGGCGAGCGATCGGCCGGCCGAAAGCGGCTGGCGGAAGTGGTTCTAATCCTGGCGTAATTGCGGCGGGGTCGGCCGCGGCCATACTGCGGCCGGTGCGCAGCGAGCTGCGCACGCTACGTGGACACATCCACGGGAGCCCCGCCATGAATCACACCACCCTCGCCTTCCTGCTGGCCGCCGGCGCGGCCCAGGCGCAGCAGCCTGCCTGCCACGCTTCCTCGCCCGCCACCCGCACCCCCGTCATCGAGCTTTACACCTCCGAAGGCTGCAGTTCCTGCCCGCCGGCAGACCACTGGATCTCGGGCCTGAAAGACGCCGCCGCGCAAGGGCGCGTGGTCGTCCAGGCCTTCCACGTCGGCTACTGGGACTCGCAGGGCTGGGTCGACCGCTTCGCCACGCCCGCGTACACGGGCCGGCAGCGCGAGGTGGCCGCGAACAACCACGAGTTCACGCTCTACACGCCGCAGCTGGTGCGCGATGGCCGCGACTGGCGCGACTACGGCGCTGCGCTCCCGGCCAAGCCGGAGCCGGCGACGGTGGCGATCCAGCTCACGCGCGAGGGCGCGGACGTGGTGCAGGCGCAGGTGATCCCGCAGTCGCCCAACGCGTCTTGGGCCGCGTATTGGACCGTCACCGAGCACGGCCACGCGAGCAAGGTCACCGCCGGCGAGAACGCCGGCGAGGCGCTGAAGCACGACTTCGTCGTGCGGCAATACGTGACGGCCGGCAACTACCAGGGCGCGCAGGCCCTGAGGTTCCGGCCGGTAGCTGCCACGCCGGGGCATGCGCAGCAGGTGAACCTGGTCGTCACGGAGCTGAAGGGCGGCAAGCCGCTGCAGGCGCTGAGCCTGTCCTGCTCCTAGGAGAGGATCACTCCGCGTGGATGTTCAGCTTGCGCACCAGCGCCGTGAAGCGCTGGAGATCCTGCGCGATGACCGCGGCGAATTCGGCCGGCGTGCTGGTGCGCGGG encodes:
- a CDS encoding DUF1223 domain-containing protein; translated protein: MNHTTLAFLLAAGAAQAQQPACHASSPATRTPVIELYTSEGCSSCPPADHWISGLKDAAAQGRVVVQAFHVGYWDSQGWVDRFATPAYTGRQREVAANNHEFTLYTPQLVRDGRDWRDYGAALPAKPEPATVAIQLTREGADVVQAQVIPQSPNASWAAYWTVTEHGHASKVTAGENAGEALKHDFVVRQYVTAGNYQGAQALRFRPVAATPGHAQQVNLVVTELKGGKPLQALSLSCS